In Thiovibrio frasassiensis, one DNA window encodes the following:
- a CDS encoding YdcF family protein, with protein sequence MPFYTLQDVGRFFLNPLFPVFFIGLILLFKKERTRLNLLFLLLYLYGVSIPYTSQIVMSRWAVADTVDRHSRYDAAVVLGGMVDYKWYVRHAAENEEEIFKYVSDYQQLGQSSARILMGAAAIKSGLADTLLLSDVSIKGVHETRILLDLLERQGIDPQKIAVHGKVRHTLAEAKSVKAYCESKGIKRILLITSANHMRRAAALFRKQGLSPDLLSVSRDNRPITRDSFVPSGDGLEDTYWMFYEMVGYTAYLIQGKL encoded by the coding sequence ATGCCTTTTTATACTCTCCAGGATGTGGGCCGATTTTTTCTCAATCCGCTCTTCCCTGTATTTTTTATCGGTCTGATTCTATTGTTCAAGAAGGAACGGACCCGCCTCAACCTGCTTTTTCTTCTGCTGTACCTCTATGGGGTCAGTATCCCTTATACTTCACAGATTGTCATGTCCAGATGGGCGGTGGCGGATACGGTGGATCGGCATAGCAGGTATGATGCCGCCGTGGTCCTGGGCGGCATGGTTGATTATAAATGGTATGTGCGGCATGCGGCGGAGAATGAAGAAGAGATCTTCAAATATGTCTCCGATTACCAGCAGTTGGGGCAGAGCTCCGCGCGCATCCTCATGGGGGCTGCGGCGATAAAAAGCGGCCTGGCCGACACCTTGCTCCTCAGTGACGTGAGTATCAAGGGCGTGCACGAGACCAGAATCCTCCTGGATCTCCTGGAAAGGCAGGGGATTGATCCCCAGAAGATCGCGGTCCACGGCAAGGTCAGGCATACCCTGGCTGAGGCAAAAAGCGTTAAGGCATACTGCGAGAGCAAGGGAATCAAGCGGATTTTGCTCATCACCTCGGCCAACCATATGCGGCGGGCGGCAGCGCTTTTCCGGAAGCAGGGCCTGAGCCCGGATCTGTTGTCTGTTTCCAGGGACAACCGGCCTATAACCAGGGATAGCTTTGTCCCTTCCGGAGATGGCCTGGAGGATACCTACTGGATGTTTTACGAGATGGTTGGCTACACCGCTTATCTGATTCAGGGCAAGTTGTAA
- a CDS encoding flagellar basal body rod C-terminal domain-containing protein, with protein MISGIHSALSGLTAIQKKIESNANNVANINTDGYKKTRVTLQEKEPQGIEAVVQQIQTAGPMVYEQTSGGETLIEKSNVELSEELPSMMLSRRFFQANLKTVQVQDEMLGNLLDIKS; from the coding sequence ATGATTTCCGGCATCCATTCAGCACTTTCCGGCCTGACCGCCATCCAGAAAAAGATTGAATCAAACGCCAATAATGTGGCCAACATCAATACGGATGGCTACAAAAAAACGCGGGTGACCTTGCAGGAAAAGGAGCCTCAGGGCATAGAGGCGGTGGTGCAACAGATCCAAACGGCCGGACCCATGGTGTATGAACAAACGTCCGGGGGAGAAACCCTGATTGAAAAATCCAATGTGGAGTTGAGCGAAGAGTTGCCGAGCATGATGCTCAGCCGCCGATTTTTTCAGGCCAACCTGAAAACCGTGCAGGTGCAAGATGAAATGCTTGGCAATCTACTGGACATCAAGAGCTGA
- a CDS encoding dihydroorotase, producing the protein MVGRIHLKNGRVIDPANGIDQILDVLIEDGKISAVVQPDTLPEQPDGIVYDLQGKWVVPGLIDMHVHLREPGQEYKETIATGTRAAAAGGFTAVACMPNTKPVNDNQTVTVFIIAKAAEAGFARVYPVGAISSGSTGEHLAEFGELRQAGAVGVTDDGLPVGNSQLMRRALEYAGDHDLLVISHAEELSLSQSGAMNDGPLATRLGLRGIPHVAEEIMVYRDLALAEFTGRPIHIAHVSTRESLALIRRAKKKGVAVTAETAPHYFTLTEKAVDGYNTLAKMNPPLRTEADVAAILEALRDGTLDAIATDHAPHGELDKDMEFDLAANGIIGLETAVPLTLRLVRENRLDARRMVELLSVNPARILGVVGGTLSVGVPADIAVIDPEKKFVFTAESILSKSRNSPFLGWEMQGKAVLTIMDGKITWRQEGDFSS; encoded by the coding sequence ATGGTCGGACGGATCCATTTAAAAAATGGGCGTGTGATCGATCCGGCGAACGGAATTGATCAGATTCTCGACGTGTTGATCGAAGATGGCAAAATAAGTGCGGTGGTCCAGCCAGACACTCTTCCCGAGCAGCCAGACGGAATCGTCTATGACCTGCAGGGGAAATGGGTGGTGCCCGGGCTGATCGACATGCATGTGCATCTGCGTGAACCCGGCCAGGAGTACAAGGAAACCATTGCCACGGGCACCCGCGCTGCTGCCGCCGGCGGCTTTACTGCGGTGGCTTGCATGCCGAACACCAAACCGGTCAATGATAATCAGACCGTGACCGTCTTCATTATCGCGAAGGCAGCGGAAGCCGGTTTTGCCCGAGTCTATCCGGTGGGGGCGATCAGCAGTGGGAGTACAGGGGAGCATCTCGCGGAGTTTGGCGAACTGCGGCAGGCCGGGGCGGTTGGTGTAACCGATGATGGCTTGCCGGTGGGCAACAGCCAGCTTATGCGCCGGGCCTTAGAGTATGCGGGGGACCATGATTTGCTGGTTATCTCCCATGCCGAGGAGCTCTCCCTCAGTCAGAGTGGCGCGATGAACGATGGTCCGTTGGCGACCCGGCTTGGCCTGCGGGGAATTCCCCATGTCGCCGAAGAAATCATGGTGTATCGCGATCTGGCCCTGGCTGAATTCACCGGGCGGCCTATCCACATCGCCCATGTCAGCACCAGGGAGTCATTGGCTTTGATCAGACGGGCCAAGAAGAAAGGGGTGGCCGTTACTGCGGAAACAGCGCCCCATTACTTCACCCTCACCGAGAAAGCGGTGGATGGTTATAATACCCTGGCGAAAATGAATCCGCCCCTGCGAACCGAGGCGGATGTGGCTGCGATCCTGGAGGCATTGCGGGACGGGACCCTGGATGCCATTGCCACGGATCACGCGCCCCACGGCGAGCTTGACAAGGATATGGAGTTTGATCTGGCAGCCAATGGGATAATAGGGTTGGAAACTGCCGTGCCCTTAACCTTGCGGCTGGTGCGGGAAAACCGGCTTGATGCTCGGAGAATGGTGGAGTTGCTCTCGGTGAATCCGGCAAGGATTCTCGGGGTGGTGGGCGGCACGCTTTCGGTGGGGGTGCCGGCGGATATAGCGGTGATTGACCCGGAAAAGAAATTTGTTTTCACTGCGGAGAGCATTCTCTCCAAGAGCAGGAATTCTCCGTTTCTTGGCTGGGAGATGCAGGGGAAGGCGGTATTGACTATTATGGACGGCAAGATAACCTGGCGCCAGGAGGGTGATTTCAGCTCTTGA
- a CDS encoding aspartate carbamoyltransferase catalytic subunit, which translates to MDPEYRFSHKHVLGLADLSSEDIQAVLQTAESFKEISARSIKKVPTLRGKTIINFFFEPSTRTRLSFEVAAKRMSADTFNISNSGSSTVKGETLIDTARNLAAMNPDCIILRHPRSGAARLLADHVDVSVINAGDGTHEHPSQGLLDLMTVRQAKGEIAGLKIAIIGDIAHSRVAHSNIIGFSKMGASVTVCGPATLIPPGIEALGAQVSRSVMEAVDGADVIMALRIQKERQQDPLFPSLREYAKFFGVSQKVVDAAKPEVIIMHPGPINRGVELDPKLADGRRSVILEQVTNGVAVRMALIYLIMGGD; encoded by the coding sequence ATGGATCCGGAGTACCGATTCAGCCACAAACATGTCCTTGGTCTTGCCGATCTTTCCTCGGAAGATATTCAGGCCGTGTTACAGACGGCTGAATCATTCAAGGAAATCTCTGCCCGCTCCATAAAAAAAGTTCCGACCCTCCGCGGCAAAACCATCATCAATTTTTTCTTTGAACCAAGCACCCGGACCCGTCTTTCTTTTGAAGTTGCCGCAAAGCGCATGAGCGCGGACACCTTCAATATCTCCAACTCAGGCAGCAGCACGGTAAAGGGGGAAACCCTCATCGACACCGCGCGCAATCTTGCCGCCATGAATCCGGACTGCATCATCCTCCGGCATCCCCGCTCAGGGGCGGCCCGATTATTGGCCGATCATGTCGATGTTTCCGTGATCAATGCCGGGGACGGCACCCATGAGCATCCAAGCCAAGGGCTTCTCGACCTGATGACGGTCCGGCAAGCCAAGGGGGAGATCGCGGGGTTGAAAATCGCCATTATTGGCGATATAGCCCATAGCCGCGTGGCGCATTCAAATATCATCGGTTTTTCCAAGATGGGGGCTTCCGTTACCGTGTGTGGGCCTGCGACCTTGATCCCTCCCGGGATTGAGGCTCTGGGCGCCCAGGTCAGCCGGTCCGTGATGGAGGCGGTTGATGGGGCCGATGTCATCATGGCCCTGCGGATCCAGAAAGAGCGGCAACAGGATCCACTGTTTCCCTCCCTGCGCGAATATGCGAAATTTTTTGGTGTTTCCCAAAAGGTGGTTGATGCCGCGAAACCTGAGGTGATCATCATGCACCCTGGCCCGATAAACCGGGGGGTTGAGCTCGATCCCAAGCTTGCCGATGGCCGCCGTTCCGTTATTCTGGAGCAGGTTACCAACGGGGTGGCTGTGCGGATGGCTTTGATATATCTGATAATGGGAGGCGATTAG
- the lepB gene encoding signal peptidase I: MKKIPVKVAEKSLVREYTEAIIIALLLAIFIRTFVVQAFKIPSGSMIPTLLVGDHILVNKFGYGVKNPLNGTSWIAVHDPRRHDVIVFKYPQNPSQDFIKRVVGVAGDRVEVVRKKVFVNGEPFIEPNAVNLDPEILPSPRDEMAPLTVPPGSVFVMGDNRDNSHDSRFWGFVDLKAIRGKAFMLYWSWDSENFTVRWNRIGNIIP, from the coding sequence TTGAAGAAAATTCCTGTCAAGGTCGCAGAAAAATCTCTTGTCCGCGAATATACCGAGGCAATCATTATTGCCTTGCTGCTTGCGATTTTTATCAGGACTTTTGTGGTCCAGGCTTTTAAGATCCCATCCGGCTCGATGATTCCCACTTTGCTGGTTGGTGATCATATTCTGGTCAACAAATTCGGCTATGGGGTGAAAAACCCCCTGAATGGGACCTCCTGGATCGCGGTGCATGACCCCCGGCGGCATGATGTTATCGTTTTTAAGTATCCGCAAAACCCTTCCCAGGATTTCATCAAACGGGTTGTAGGGGTTGCTGGAGATCGGGTTGAGGTTGTGAGAAAAAAGGTCTTTGTCAACGGAGAACCTTTTATCGAGCCAAACGCCGTGAATCTGGACCCCGAGATTCTTCCTTCTCCAAGGGACGAGATGGCGCCATTAACAGTGCCGCCCGGTTCCGTTTTTGTTATGGGGGACAATCGGGATAACAGCCACGATAGCCGATTTTGGGGATTTGTTGATCTCAAGGCCATCAGAGGTAAGGCGTTTATGCTGTACTGGTCATGGGACAGTGAAAATTTTACGGTGCGCTGGAACCGGATCGGTAATATAATTCCTTAA
- the pilM gene encoding type IV pilus biogenesis protein PilM: protein MGKSGFKKLQLPSLNIPFLKRQTLSVGLDIGSHAVKICELAETGTGYQLVALGSALLPPDSLEDGALQDPEAVGKVITSLVNNLKIKNKKVAISISGYSVIVKKINLAVMTEEELEKHIESEAEQYIPFDIEDVYLDFQDLKTNTASEPRTDVMLVAAKRDVVDGYLNMLRAAGLQPVVVDVDAFALENAFEANFGVADNVALVDIGASKMNINIISHGASILARDVVLGSRQLTEQIENLFGVSFEEAEGLKTGEIASKEKQEELETLFANTCSQWVTEVKRAIDFYYSNHPDETIAKIVLSGGGAKIQGLPEFFKKETDIPVEIFNPFKQATVDSRTIDPSYLKSIAPEMTLAAGLATRPVEV from the coding sequence ATGGGCAAATCCGGTTTCAAAAAATTACAATTGCCATCCTTGAATATCCCATTTCTTAAAAGGCAAACGCTTTCCGTCGGCCTTGATATTGGCTCCCATGCCGTGAAAATCTGCGAACTGGCGGAAACAGGCACAGGCTATCAGTTGGTCGCCCTGGGCAGCGCTCTGCTCCCTCCCGACTCCCTTGAAGACGGAGCCTTGCAGGATCCGGAAGCCGTAGGCAAGGTAATCACCTCTCTGGTCAACAACCTGAAGATTAAAAATAAAAAAGTCGCTATCTCCATTTCGGGCTATTCCGTCATCGTCAAAAAAATAAATCTCGCCGTGATGACCGAAGAGGAGCTTGAAAAACACATCGAATCAGAGGCGGAACAATATATCCCGTTCGATATTGAAGACGTCTACCTGGATTTCCAGGATTTAAAAACGAACACCGCTTCCGAGCCCCGCACGGATGTAATGTTGGTTGCCGCCAAACGGGATGTTGTGGACGGATATCTCAACATGCTCCGTGCGGCAGGACTGCAACCGGTTGTCGTTGACGTGGATGCCTTTGCTCTGGAAAATGCCTTTGAGGCAAATTTTGGCGTGGCGGACAATGTCGCCCTGGTGGATATCGGCGCCTCCAAAATGAACATCAATATTATCTCCCATGGCGCTTCCATTTTGGCTCGGGACGTTGTCCTTGGCAGCCGCCAGCTGACCGAACAGATTGAAAATCTTTTTGGGGTCAGCTTTGAAGAGGCGGAGGGGCTGAAAACAGGGGAAATTGCCTCGAAAGAAAAGCAAGAGGAGCTTGAAACCCTTTTTGCCAATACCTGCAGTCAATGGGTGACAGAGGTGAAACGGGCCATAGACTTTTATTATTCCAATCATCCGGACGAAACGATTGCAAAAATCGTTCTGAGCGGTGGCGGAGCAAAAATACAGGGACTTCCCGAATTCTTTAAAAAAGAGACGGATATACCGGTCGAAATTTTCAACCCCTTCAAACAAGCAACCGTGGACAGCAGAACCATTGACCCCTCCTATTTGAAAAGCATTGCTCCGGAAATGACTCTTGCGGCCGGTCTGGCGACAAGACCGGTGGAGGTATAG
- a CDS encoding PilN domain-containing protein has product MIRINLLPIRQLKKRQRLKTELLGFCAALALVLFFLAGGWFALAGKINTLQDEIVTLEQKKQAFAPILKEIETLKKEKQLVEQKLDSIKTLQAGAKVTVRVLDEVASRTPTSRMWLSSLQQSTGRLQLQGIALDNETIAQYMQQLEASEYFEKTELTSSAQTDVAKQKLKSFSLTINVITPSS; this is encoded by the coding sequence ATGATCCGCATAAATCTCCTGCCGATCAGGCAGCTCAAGAAAAGACAACGACTGAAGACGGAGCTGCTTGGGTTTTGCGCTGCCCTTGCTCTGGTCTTGTTCTTCCTTGCCGGCGGCTGGTTCGCCTTGGCCGGGAAGATAAACACCCTGCAGGATGAGATTGTTACGCTTGAGCAAAAAAAACAGGCCTTCGCGCCCATCCTGAAAGAAATCGAGACCCTGAAAAAAGAAAAGCAGCTTGTAGAGCAGAAGCTGGACTCCATCAAAACACTTCAGGCTGGCGCCAAGGTTACCGTCCGCGTCCTCGATGAGGTGGCCTCTCGCACCCCGACAAGCCGGATGTGGCTCAGCTCCCTGCAACAGTCGACCGGGCGCTTGCAGCTGCAAGGCATCGCCCTGGACAATGAAACCATTGCCCAGTACATGCAACAGTTGGAAGCTTCCGAATATTTTGAAAAAACAGAATTGACCAGCTCTGCCCAGACGGATGTTGCCAAGCAGAAGCTGAAATCATTTTCTCTCACGATTAATGTCATCACACCGAGCAGTTAA
- a CDS encoding type 4a pilus biogenesis protein PilO translates to MALDMKQIQAGFESFLDSKVSRLDMKQKMLIAGATCVLPCIAFFFLAYSPKSTEITTLEAKKSGIESEIQRVEKIASDLNKHKAEMAEVQRQFAEASLLLPDQKEIPSLLTTISGQATSSGLDVLSFKPLPEKPQQFYAEIPVDIAVQGPYHNVGVFLDRISKLPRVVAVNNIQMDSPKQMGAEMSLKSTFQLVTYRFLDPAEIEANTGKNTPGKK, encoded by the coding sequence ATGGCGCTTGACATGAAACAAATACAGGCAGGCTTTGAGAGCTTTCTTGACAGCAAGGTAAGCCGGCTTGACATGAAACAAAAGATGCTGATCGCGGGCGCAACTTGCGTTTTGCCGTGCATAGCTTTCTTTTTTCTTGCATATTCACCGAAAAGCACTGAAATAACCACCCTTGAAGCAAAGAAGTCCGGGATCGAATCGGAAATCCAACGCGTAGAAAAAATTGCAAGTGACCTGAACAAACACAAGGCGGAAATGGCAGAAGTGCAGCGGCAGTTTGCAGAGGCATCACTCCTATTACCCGACCAAAAAGAAATCCCTTCCCTCCTGACAACCATTTCCGGCCAGGCCACCTCCTCTGGGTTGGATGTTCTTTCGTTTAAGCCGCTACCCGAAAAGCCGCAACAATTTTACGCTGAAATCCCTGTAGATATAGCAGTACAGGGGCCATATCATAATGTAGGGGTTTTTCTTGATAGAATCAGCAAGCTTCCCCGGGTTGTCGCCGTGAACAACATTCAAATGGATTCCCCCAAACAAATGGGTGCAGAAATGTCCCTAAAGTCAACATTTCAACTTGTCACCTACCGTTTTCTGGATCCCGCTGAAATTGAAGCCAACACGGGAAAAAATACTCCAGGGAAAAAATAA
- a CDS encoding AMIN domain-containing protein produces the protein MTPLTRLKCIPAGLIIFCFLLSGIAFAQKAAPQAKTAYTISSISLEQTADGMQLIVQGHTPPTYTMYELFDPLRIVLDIADAKIVDSASIPANLPLGPVQSIKSIALTDQDPAIARLEIYLADDPAYTIERKGNNIVVSFAKTMPLPAQLTQAVAETEAKQPPATTAIPSPHPASLLQDIEIDTTNPAETLVFIKTDGPVKDYKKAHLVKGGGRPARMYIDIANVALPGKMLQHTVGTALAKIRAAQHKSAVRIVFDSGLNELFPYEVENRPDGLLIKIAESSTIAAPVVANLPPREEPKTPAPPVATVNKEMQEQPMVATAPKNPAPPVAAPAVHTEIQETALVTTAPPAELIIPKIASLKPKAKTTPKKAVVPAPPAKKSPEKTQADSLGFAGYETQKITVDFFKIDLHNVFRLFGEISGKNIVVDEGVNGTLTLALTDIPWDFALDIILNLKDLQKEERFNTIVISPKSKQFNWPKGATDALAVKGGVTVESISVKQRIETPTGVVEAKNLIQLATAAEKSNQYEKALSLYEAAFKNWPENAMLTSRIASLCLTRLGMNAKAVHYAKATLTLEPRNAEAALQAAIGSANMKNTEAAKAYFDLAISGDAPASEALISYASFAEEYQSYNGALALLTRHETLFGDTLDTLVAKARILDKLGLSAQAVEAYNTVLLSGYTIPEDLQQFIRGRIAAAN, from the coding sequence ATGACACCCCTTACCCGCCTGAAATGTATCCCTGCCGGGCTGATAATATTCTGTTTCCTTTTATCCGGGATCGCTTTTGCTCAAAAAGCAGCTCCCCAAGCAAAAACAGCATATACAATTTCAAGTATCTCTCTTGAGCAGACTGCCGATGGCATGCAGCTCATTGTGCAAGGGCACACTCCGCCCACCTATACAATGTACGAACTCTTCGATCCCCTTCGGATTGTGCTGGACATTGCTGATGCCAAAATCGTTGACTCCGCGTCTATTCCGGCAAATCTGCCACTGGGGCCGGTACAGAGCATTAAAAGCATCGCCTTGACCGATCAGGACCCCGCCATCGCCCGTTTGGAGATTTACCTTGCCGATGACCCTGCCTATACCATTGAAAGAAAGGGAAACAATATTGTTGTCAGTTTTGCAAAGACAATGCCCCTTCCAGCACAACTCACGCAGGCGGTAGCCGAAACTGAGGCAAAGCAACCCCCTGCAACCACTGCTATTCCGTCGCCTCATCCTGCATCATTGCTCCAGGACATTGAGATTGACACCACCAACCCCGCCGAGACCCTCGTTTTTATTAAAACAGACGGCCCGGTCAAAGATTACAAAAAAGCCCATCTCGTTAAAGGCGGTGGTCGCCCGGCCAGAATGTATATCGACATTGCCAATGTCGCCCTGCCAGGCAAGATGTTGCAGCACACGGTTGGAACGGCTTTGGCAAAAATTCGTGCGGCCCAGCACAAATCTGCGGTACGCATTGTTTTTGATTCCGGACTTAACGAGCTCTTCCCCTATGAGGTGGAAAACAGACCCGATGGCTTACTGATCAAAATAGCTGAGTCGTCAACCATTGCCGCTCCAGTCGTTGCCAACCTTCCCCCTCGAGAAGAACCGAAAACTCCCGCGCCCCCTGTTGCCACGGTTAACAAAGAAATGCAGGAACAGCCAATGGTCGCAACAGCGCCCAAAAATCCAGCGCCGCCGGTGGCTGCTCCTGCCGTACACACAGAAATTCAGGAAACCGCTCTGGTCACAACAGCTCCTCCGGCAGAGCTTATTATCCCGAAGATTGCCAGCCTTAAACCAAAGGCAAAAACCACTCCCAAAAAGGCCGTTGTCCCGGCTCCTCCTGCTAAAAAATCTCCTGAAAAGACCCAGGCAGACAGCCTTGGTTTTGCAGGATATGAAACCCAAAAAATCACCGTCGATTTCTTTAAAATTGATCTCCACAACGTCTTCAGACTATTTGGGGAAATTAGCGGGAAGAATATTGTTGTGGATGAAGGAGTCAATGGCACCCTGACCCTGGCACTTACCGATATTCCCTGGGATTTTGCCCTGGACATTATTCTCAACCTCAAGGATTTGCAGAAAGAGGAGCGGTTCAACACCATCGTCATTTCGCCAAAATCCAAACAATTCAACTGGCCCAAAGGCGCAACGGATGCACTGGCCGTCAAAGGGGGCGTAACGGTTGAATCCATTTCCGTAAAACAACGCATTGAGACGCCCACAGGCGTTGTTGAAGCAAAAAACCTGATTCAGCTGGCAACTGCGGCGGAAAAAAGCAACCAATATGAAAAAGCCTTATCTCTGTACGAAGCAGCATTTAAGAACTGGCCAGAAAATGCAATGCTTACAAGCCGTATTGCCTCTCTCTGTCTTACCCGGCTTGGGATGAATGCCAAGGCCGTACACTATGCCAAAGCAACCCTGACCCTTGAGCCGCGCAACGCAGAGGCAGCACTGCAGGCCGCCATTGGTTCGGCGAACATGAAAAATACTGAGGCTGCCAAAGCATACTTTGATCTGGCCATCAGCGGGGATGCGCCTGCGAGCGAGGCACTGATCAGCTATGCTTCCTTTGCCGAAGAATATCAGAGCTATAATGGCGCCTTGGCACTGCTTACCAGACATGAAACCCTGTTCGGGGATACCCTCGACACCCTGGTGGCCAAAGCCCGCATCCTTGACAAACTTGGCCTGTCCGCCCAGGCAGTCGAGGCATACAATACCGTTCTGCTTTCCGGATACACGATCCCGGAAGATTTGCAGCAATTCATCAGAGGCAGAATTGCTGCTGCAAATTAA
- a CDS encoding type II and III secretion system protein has translation MKKKTQSVVTLLVWTAICLLLITACAPAAKTEATQDPLAAKQTKTLEAGQLPVRYQNPAYMLGESSAKNIGAGKSEGLTIPVGADISSNTGPVALRDIMKKLAVLKEMNISWASDVDQMAMVDVDIRAEDDFFKSLENILRQKDYFHEVQGNTIVVKYRETRKFHVAMPFLKSTYNTGVGGDVLGGGAEKSGLKGNIQLTSEKNDFDVWGNISTNLDQILGIWEETVTTPAPATTTTATGAAAVVAAAQPPPASSTTTKRNVQAGKGYYSIDKPIGLITVTAPRPLVEKIAVYLENFKTELYRQISIEAKIVEVSIDDTESRGIDWTNFLTDKSIDFQLFGSNGVIYEAGTNNGGNRVVSKVSVTNPFSLALNFLDTQGHTTVLANPKLSVMNGQPGLITAGDSVKYIDKVESRVDGTTGSVTYTVTTATLMSGIGMSVIGTIMDNDEIILTLTPVTSKLENNEVTYINGWGGVIGVPRIKLREMNTTVRIKSGQVVVVGGLIDNAEGTLGSSKVPFLGDLPLIGNLFSHSAKSTKKSELVIMLQPTIL, from the coding sequence ATGAAAAAGAAAACTCAAAGCGTTGTTACCCTCTTAGTCTGGACAGCAATCTGTCTGCTACTCATTACTGCCTGCGCACCTGCTGCCAAAACCGAGGCAACGCAAGATCCTCTTGCGGCAAAACAGACTAAGACTTTGGAAGCCGGCCAGTTGCCGGTCCGCTACCAAAACCCGGCGTATATGCTGGGAGAGAGTTCTGCCAAAAATATTGGGGCGGGGAAATCAGAAGGACTTACAATCCCGGTTGGCGCAGATATTTCTTCCAATACTGGGCCCGTGGCGCTGCGCGACATCATGAAGAAACTGGCCGTCTTAAAGGAGATGAATATCAGCTGGGCAAGCGATGTGGACCAGATGGCCATGGTGGATGTGGATATCCGCGCAGAGGATGATTTTTTCAAATCCCTGGAAAATATTCTCAGACAAAAGGATTATTTCCACGAGGTGCAGGGCAATACCATCGTGGTCAAATACCGCGAAACCAGGAAGTTCCATGTGGCCATGCCCTTTTTGAAATCCACCTATAACACCGGAGTCGGCGGAGATGTGCTGGGAGGCGGCGCAGAAAAAAGTGGCCTTAAGGGGAATATCCAGCTTACCAGCGAAAAGAACGATTTTGATGTTTGGGGGAATATCAGTACCAATCTCGATCAAATACTTGGCATTTGGGAGGAAACCGTCACTACCCCAGCCCCTGCTACAACTACCACGGCAACAGGAGCTGCAGCTGTTGTTGCAGCAGCCCAGCCTCCGCCCGCCAGCAGTACGACGACCAAACGCAATGTCCAGGCAGGAAAGGGGTATTACAGTATTGACAAGCCAATCGGCTTGATCACCGTTACCGCCCCGAGGCCTCTCGTAGAGAAGATTGCCGTCTATCTTGAAAACTTTAAAACAGAACTCTATCGGCAAATCTCCATCGAGGCAAAAATCGTGGAGGTTTCTATTGATGACACAGAAAGCCGTGGCATCGACTGGACCAATTTTCTGACCGATAAATCCATCGATTTTCAACTTTTTGGCTCCAATGGCGTTATCTATGAAGCCGGCACAAACAATGGCGGTAACCGGGTCGTGAGCAAGGTTTCTGTTACCAACCCCTTTTCCCTTGCTCTGAACTTTCTCGACACCCAAGGGCATACCACCGTCCTGGCGAATCCAAAACTCAGCGTCATGAACGGCCAACCAGGCCTCATCACTGCTGGGGACAGTGTCAAATATATCGACAAGGTGGAATCCAGGGTTGATGGCACTACCGGTTCTGTGACTTATACCGTCACGACGGCAACCCTCATGTCCGGCATCGGCATGTCGGTGATCGGCACCATCATGGACAACGATGAGATCATTCTCACCCTGACCCCGGTCACCTCAAAGCTTGAGAACAATGAAGTTACCTATATCAACGGCTGGGGAGGTGTTATCGGTGTTCCCAGGATTAAGTTGCGGGAGATGAACACCACCGTCCGAATCAAGAGCGGGCAAGTGGTAGTAGTGGGCGGTCTTATTGACAATGCGGAAGGGACCCTCGGCAGCAGCAAGGTCCCTTTCCTCGGCGATCTCCCCCTCATCGGCAATCTCTTCTCCCACTCTGCCAAGTCCACCAAGAAAAGCGAACTGGTTATCATGCTGCAGCCCACAATTCTTTAA
- the secB gene encoding protein-export chaperone SecB yields MAEEKNEDAQAPQPPIFRLQKMYLKDLSFENPEAPDIFLAKGEPKVDVNLGLKHRKLETEDHYEVTLAITAKVTNSQTEKTLFIIEVEHAGVFLLKNIPEEHLQPVLSVECAALLFPFTRQIISQVSVDGGFIPFLMEPINFHALYENSKKQKAGQEQAQ; encoded by the coding sequence ATGGCAGAAGAAAAGAATGAGGACGCTCAGGCGCCGCAACCACCTATTTTCCGTTTGCAGAAGATGTACCTTAAGGATCTGTCGTTTGAAAATCCCGAGGCTCCGGATATCTTTCTTGCCAAAGGCGAACCCAAGGTGGATGTGAACCTGGGCTTGAAGCACCGGAAGCTGGAGACGGAAGACCATTATGAGGTTACCCTGGCCATTACCGCCAAGGTGACCAACAGCCAGACCGAGAAAACGCTGTTTATCATCGAAGTCGAGCATGCCGGGGTGTTCTTGCTGAAAAACATTCCGGAGGAGCATCTGCAGCCGGTATTGTCGGTGGAATGTGCGGCCCTGCTTTTCCCCTTTACCCGGCAGATAATCAGTCAGGTTTCCGTGGATGGTGGGTTTATCCCCTTCCTCATGGAGCCGATTAATTTTCATGCCCTGTATGAGAATTCAAAGAAGCAGAAGGCGGGACAGGAGCAAGCGCAATAG